A portion of the Salmo trutta chromosome 1, fSalTru1.1, whole genome shotgun sequence genome contains these proteins:
- the ppan gene encoding suppressor of SWI4 1 homolog produces MGKSKTKNQKKSRLSANHVAEEVFGAVPHSFVFHRGQVGKNVGQLVEDMRRVMEPFTAESLKVRKKNVLKDFVAVAGPLGVTHFMIFTKTPSSVNMRLARLPKGPMLHFRVTKYSLIKDVVSSLKRHRMHEQQFTHHALLVLNNFGSEGMHVKLMATMFQNMFPSINVHKVALNAIKRCVLVNYDPVSQEIEFRHYSLKVVPVGMSRGVKKLMQEKFPNMSKFEDISELLMKGANLSESEAEQDGDHNITELPQIYSGRGNMASQQSAVRLTEIGPRITMQLVKIEEGMGEGNILYHAVIAKTEEELQEILVRKEAQMKEKQERKKKQEQDVAQKKALREENKKRSMAGIKRKRQEEEEHDPEVEDPGNQDNRPPVVESDDEAEYYRQAVGEEPDEDMFPAAKRRQRPERPSGGPFKKRKPFSGTDRENKYGSKPPHRSGPGGKPRDRMGGDRDRKEGKKFGDGGKSFGKMSPGGKRFGGKKFGDGGKRFGGKTFGDRDKRFGGKFEGRSTFGGKTFGGDGGSKFKGKPRPGGFKKGPGGTKGGFKQRKGKS; encoded by the exons ATGGGGAAGTCCAAG ACCAAAAACCAGAAGAAGTCACGTTTGAGTGCGAACCATGTGGCGGAAGAGGTGTTCGGTGCGGTCCCTCACTCCTTCGTGTTTCACCGTGGCCAAGTCGGCAAGAATGTCGGTCAGCTAGTTGAGGACATGCGGCGGGTCATGGAGCCCTTCACTGCAGAATCCCTTAAG GTGAGGAAGAAGAATGTGCTGAAGGACTTTGTGGCTGTCGCAGGACCACTGGGAGTGACACACTTCATGATCTTCACCAAGACGCCCAGTAGTGTCAACATG AGGCTTGCTCGGCTGCCCAAAGGCCCTATGCTCCATTTCCGGGTGACCAAA TACTCCCTTATTAAAGATGTGGTCTCGTCACTGAAGAGGCACAGAATGCATGAACAGCAGTTCACGCATCATGCACTGCTGGTGCTCAATAACTTTGGCTCGGAGGGCATGCATGTCAAACTTATGGCCACCATGTTCCAAAACATGTTCCCTTCCATCAATGTGCACAAG GTAGCCCTCAACGCCATAAAGAGATGTGTTTTGGTGAACTACGATCCAGTGTCTCAAGAAATTGAATTTCGCCATTA CAGCCTGAAAGTAGTCCCTGTGGGCATGAGTAGAGGGGTGAAGAAGCTGATGCAGGAAAAGTTCCCCAACATGAGCAAGTTTGAGGACATCAGTGAGCTGCTGATGAA AGGGGCTAATCTTTCAGAAAGTGAAGCAGAGCAAGATGGAGATCACAACATAACGGAACTGCCACAGATCTACTCCGGGCGTGGTAACATGGCGTCTCAACAGAGCGCTGTGAGACTGACTGAG ATTGGCCCACGCATCACCATGCAGCTGGTGAAGATCGAGGAGGGAATGGGAGAGGGGAACATACTCTACCATGCAGTCA TCGCCAAGACTGAGGAAGAGCTTCAGGAGATCCTGGTCCGAAAAGAGGCGCAGATGAAAGAAAAGCAGGAACGGAAGAAAAAACAAGAGCAGGATGTTGCTCAAAAGAAAGCGTTACGGGAGGAGAACAA GAAAAGAAGCATGGCAGGCATCAAGAGGAAGCgccaggaggaggaagagcatgaCCCTGAAGTGGAGGATCCTGGGAACCAGGATAACAGGCCTCCGGTTGTTGAATCTGACGACGAGGCAGAGTACTACAGACAGGCTGTAGGGGAGGAACCAGATGAAG ATATGTTCCCTGCAGCCAAGAGGAGGCAAAGACCTGAAAGGCCCTCAGGAGGACCCTTCAAGAAGAGGAAACCGTTCTCTGGCACCGACAGGGAAAACAAATATGGTTCCAAGCCACCTCATAGGTCTGGTCCAGGAGGGAAACCCAGAGACCGAATGGGGGGTGACAGGGAcaggaaagagggaaagaaatttGGGGATGGGGGCAAATCTTTTGGAAAGATGTCACCGGGGGGCAAGAGGTTTGGAGGAAAGAAATTTGGGGATGGGGGCAAACGTTTTGGAGGGAAGACATTTGGTGATAGGGATAAAAGATTTGGAGGGAAATTTGAGGGGCGCAGTACATTTGGGGGAAAGACATTTGGGGGTGATGGGGGTTCTAAGTTTAAGGGCAAACCTCGTCCTGGTGGTTTCAAGAAGGGTCCGGGAGGGACGAAGGGGGGCTTCAAACAGAGGAAGGGGAAGAGCTGA